One Thalassophryne amazonica chromosome 10, fThaAma1.1, whole genome shotgun sequence genomic region harbors:
- the kng1 gene encoding LOW QUALITY PROTEIN: kininogen-1 (The sequence of the model RefSeq protein was modified relative to this genomic sequence to represent the inferred CDS: deleted 2 bases in 1 codon): MGSREGLFLLGLLCLHSSAWGQEIGVLVFCDDPAVEKSVISALDKFNEGMTSGHKLALYQILSASKSEKGSDSKYSSALHQRRRATVQQGAGKPWTDCGHLLSWKPDDPVVRERAPCLGCPMVIDGNSEELKVPLSASISSYKTPRPTLRTCINLDSVGHATRQVVAGFRFKIWYDMKKTICAKSEHEELNSLCVPDERNLEFVNCNATVDVAPWRHVPPHPIDECEPGLLPPTILARRRPPGFTPLRTFEILGNTTKSLLSSTQASSKEESSEEDTTGPKPSGSPDVTNSPFHCPSMPWKPSSQAGPDSTPPAADTFTDLDLVG, from the exons ATGGGGAGCAGAGAGGGACTGTTTCTGCTGGGCCTGCTGTGCCTGCACAGCTCAGCGTGGGGTCAG GAGATCGGTGTGCTGGTGTTCTGTGATGACCCGGCTGTGGAGAAATCTGTCATCAGCGCTCTGGACAAGTTCAACGAGGGCATGACCAGCGGACACAAACTGGCCCTTTATCAGATCCTGTCGGCCTCGAAG TCAGAAAAGGGCTCAGACTCCAAGTACTCCAGTGCACTTCACCAGCGAAGAAGAGCAACTGTCCAGCAGGGAGCAGGCAAACCCTGGACAGACTGCGGCCATCTGCTGTCCTGGAAACCAG ATGATCCCGTCGTCAGGGAGCGAGCTCCATGTCTGGGCTGTCCGATGGTAATTGATGGGAACTCAGAGGAACTTAAGGTTCCACTCTCTGCTTCCATCTCCAGCTACAAAACTCCGCGTCCAACTCTACGCACCTGTATCAACCTCGACAGTGTCGGCCATGCCACCAGACAG GTGGTGGCAGGTTTTAGGTTCAAAATTTGGTATGATATGAAGAAGACCATCTGTGCCAAGTCTGAACATGAAGAGCTCAACAGCCTGTGTGTCCCTGATGAGAGAAACCTG GAATTTGTCAACTGTAATGCCACGGTTGATGTTGCA CCGTGGAGACACGTCCCACCACATCCCATAGACGAATGTGAACCAGGTCTACTGCCTCCCACG ATACTGGCCAGGCGCCGTCCTCCTGGATTTACTCCACTCAGGACTTTCGAAATCTTGGGCAATACCACCAAGTCTTTGCTGTCATCCACCCAGGCCTCATCAAAAGAAGAGTCTTCTGAGGAGGATACAACCGGCCCAAAGCCCTCTGGTTCTCCTGATGTGACCAACAGCCCCTTCCACTGTCCTTCTATGCCCTGGAAACCCTCCAGCCAGGCAGGACCTGATTCAACACCTCCAGCAGCTGACACCTTCACTGACCTAGACCTGGTGGGATAG